The following are encoded in a window of Ruminiclostridium herbifermentans genomic DNA:
- a CDS encoding HAD-IA family hydrolase yields MNKFKYVFFDLDGTLIDTVPLILESFNYTFMHHFGVTRPQEEIIRYIGMPLMNHLKDIYPGQEEELAKTYREYNEKKHDRSIAIFIGIHQLIKTLYEKGIVLGVVTSKRQELAIRGLRIFNLMDYFLFVNGSEASTKHKPDGEPLIKAMEKANVKNKDEVLYVGDSPLDILCAKNAGVKSAAVAWTYSPIDELERVKPDIFIEKPMDLIKYVF; encoded by the coding sequence ATGAACAAATTTAAATATGTTTTCTTTGATTTGGATGGAACACTAATTGATACAGTTCCTCTTATATTGGAATCATTTAACTATACTTTTATGCACCACTTTGGTGTTACTAGACCCCAAGAAGAAATTATCCGATATATAGGTATGCCATTAATGAATCACCTAAAAGATATTTATCCAGGACAAGAAGAAGAATTGGCTAAAACATATCGTGAGTATAATGAAAAAAAACATGACAGAAGTATAGCAATTTTTATAGGCATACATCAATTAATTAAGACTTTATATGAAAAGGGTATAGTATTAGGAGTAGTTACTTCAAAACGTCAAGAACTCGCAATTAGAGGATTAAGAATTTTTAATTTAATGGACTATTTCCTATTTGTAAATGGCTCTGAAGCTTCAACAAAACACAAACCCGATGGTGAACCACTGATAAAAGCAATGGAAAAGGCAAATGTAAAAAATAAGGATGAAGTTTTATATGTGGGTGACAGTCCTTTAGATATATTGTGTGCTAAGAATGCAGGAGTTAAGAGTGCTGCAGTTGCGTGGACGTACAGTCCGATTGATGAATTAGAAAGGGTAAAACCAGATATATTTATTGAAAAACCAATGGATTTGATTAAATATGTATTTTAA
- a CDS encoding DUF4446 family protein encodes MNDFINNILKIQFEIQFLFIVGFIFILINCVLLISNIKKTNKLKTKYARFMNGLSDRNMEELLDTCLTNINNVSAKNKDIEVKINDIERNLIQCIQKVGIIRFNAFDNVGSDLSFAIALLDNNDTGIVISGIYARDSSSTYAKPIISGKSKYSLSAEEIQAIDIAKKTNIERNYTNL; translated from the coding sequence ATGAATGATTTTATTAACAACATACTTAAAATACAATTTGAAATTCAATTCTTATTTATTGTTGGTTTTATTTTTATATTAATAAATTGTGTATTGTTAATTAGTAATATTAAAAAGACAAATAAATTAAAAACAAAGTATGCTAGATTTATGAATGGTTTAAGTGACAGAAATATGGAAGAACTTTTGGATACTTGCTTAACAAATATAAATAATGTTAGTGCTAAAAACAAAGATATTGAAGTTAAAATAAATGATATAGAAAGAAATTTAATTCAGTGCATACAAAAGGTAGGAATAATCAGATTTAATGCATTTGATAATGTAGGGAGTGATTTGAGTTTTGCAATTGCTCTTTTAGATAATAATGATACAGGCATTGTTATTAGTGGAATATATGCAAGAGATAGTTCATCCACTTATGCGAAACCTATTATATCCGGTAAGTCAAAGTATTCATTATCTGCTGAAGAAATTCAAGCAATAGATATTGCGAAAAAAACGAATATTGAGAGAAATTATACTAACTTATAA
- the remB gene encoding extracellular matrix regulator RemB, with translation MFLHIGGDIVIPVKDVIAIMDIDTTTISKDTKEFLKIAEEEGFIRSISDDLPKSYVITEVDKKSIIYLSPISSVTLKKRSQYISEIANL, from the coding sequence ATGTTTTTGCATATTGGTGGAGATATTGTTATTCCAGTAAAGGATGTAATAGCTATTATGGATATAGATACGACAACTATATCAAAAGATACAAAAGAATTTTTAAAGATTGCTGAAGAAGAAGGCTTTATTAGAAGTATATCTGATGATCTTCCAAAATCTTATGTAATTACAGAAGTAGATAAAAAAAGCATAATTTATTTATCGCCTATATCATCTGTTACTCTTAAAAAGAGATCACAATATATAAGTGAAATTGCTAATTTATAA
- a CDS encoding tetratricopeptide repeat protein, protein MNLKFNNHSDSKNDKKQIWIYALVLFTGAFIVLLLTAYSQVKFQNNISEYQSKLSTEEKAKINVVTDYNAAVKEIDRLTAEIESIRNKLIQSEQNLALEEQKVLEAEVKYNNTIVCNDLLLAAYEFYNKGDYVNCAIKLKYDINTALLSIKSKEIYDFLVSKSFNKAAKMLYSDGYKSYKNRKYSDAIESFNRAIEFGQKDEYFMDDAYFYLANSYYKELKYNEAKKIINLFISNYPNSTFIGQIKKLNAQIP, encoded by the coding sequence ATGAACTTAAAATTTAATAATCATAGTGATAGTAAAAATGATAAGAAACAAATATGGATATATGCACTTGTATTGTTTACTGGTGCATTTATAGTTTTATTATTGACTGCATATAGCCAAGTAAAGTTTCAAAATAATATTAGTGAATATCAAAGTAAGCTTTCAACAGAAGAAAAAGCAAAGATTAACGTAGTTACTGATTATAATGCAGCAGTAAAAGAAATTGACAGACTAACAGCAGAAATTGAAAGTATTAGAAATAAATTAATTCAATCTGAGCAAAACTTAGCATTAGAAGAACAAAAAGTTCTTGAAGCAGAAGTAAAGTATAATAATACTATCGTATGTAATGATTTACTACTAGCTGCTTATGAGTTTTATAATAAAGGGGATTATGTTAATTGTGCAATTAAACTTAAATATGATATAAATACTGCATTATTAAGTATTAAATCTAAAGAAATATATGATTTTTTAGTTTCAAAGAGTTTTAATAAAGCTGCAAAAATGCTCTATTCAGATGGTTATAAGAGTTATAAAAATAGAAAATATAGTGATGCTATTGAAAGTTTTAATAGAGCTATTGAGTTTGGTCAAAAAGATGAATATTTTATGGATGATGCATATTTTTATTTAGCTAACAGCTACTATAAAGAATTAAAATACAATGAAGCAAAAAAAATAATTAATTTATTTATAAGTAACTATCCAAATAGCACATTTATTGGACAAATAAAAAAATTAAATGCTCAGATCCCATAA
- the pssA gene encoding CDP-diacylglycerol--serine O-phosphatidyltransferase — MKKKIIHSLPNLLTFMNLSLGIIALLFAIKNELIQASLLVMVAALTDRFDGKAARMLDCTSELGKELDSLSDVISFGVSPIIIAWKISFFNLGILGYLLAVIYPIAGAYRLARYNVTPFNNVFSGVPITIAGAFLSIVNLYNGFSLIRNTYSNINTIVCGLIIILLSYLMVSNIQVRKR, encoded by the coding sequence TTGAAAAAAAAAATTATACATTCATTACCCAATCTACTAACATTTATGAATTTATCACTTGGTATTATTGCTTTATTATTTGCAATAAAAAACGAATTAATTCAAGCTTCATTATTAGTAATGGTTGCAGCTCTAACTGATAGATTTGATGGTAAGGCTGCTAGAATGTTGGATTGTACAAGTGAATTGGGTAAAGAATTAGATTCTTTATCAGATGTAATTTCATTTGGTGTATCACCAATAATAATTGCTTGGAAAATTAGTTTCTTCAATCTAGGTATTTTAGGATATTTACTTGCTGTTATATACCCTATAGCAGGAGCATATAGACTTGCAAGATACAATGTTACTCCATTTAACAATGTATTTTCTGGAGTACCAATAACGATCGCTGGTGCATTTTTATCTATTGTTAATTTATATAACGGATTTTCTCTTATACGTAACACTTATAGCAATATAAATACTATAGTTTGTGGTCTAATTATAATTTTATTATCATATTTAATGGTTAGTAATATACAAGTCAGAAAAAGATAA
- a CDS encoding DUF2508 family protein: MEISLNKTLNRVFNIVETDIIETEKNNLLLEIKKAKEELEGAYNNFNFVSDFLLVDYYTYQIKTLETQYEYLIRLAKSIGLTNI, encoded by the coding sequence ATGGAAATATCTTTGAATAAAACACTAAATAGAGTATTCAACATAGTGGAAACAGATATTATAGAAACTGAAAAAAATAATCTCTTATTAGAAATAAAAAAGGCTAAAGAAGAGTTAGAAGGTGCATATAACAACTTTAACTTTGTATCTGATTTTTTACTTGTTGACTATTATACTTATCAGATTAAAACATTAGAAACGCAATATGAGTATCTTATTAGGTTAGCAAAATCAATAGGACTTACCAATATTTAG
- a CDS encoding RNA-binding S4 domain-containing protein: protein MEQVEITTEYIKLDQFLKWSGVCDNGVIAKSFILDGLVKVNGNVEVQRGKKLRNGDIVEFENKKFEVIAK from the coding sequence ATGGAACAAGTTGAAATAACTACCGAATATATTAAGCTAGATCAATTTTTAAAATGGTCTGGAGTATGTGATAATGGTGTGATAGCAAAAAGTTTTATTTTAGATGGACTTGTAAAGGTAAATGGTAATGTTGAGGTACAGAGAGGGAAAAAATTAAGAAACGGCGATATAGTTGAGTTTGAAAATAAAAAATTTGAAGTCATCGCAAAGTAA
- the dnaN gene encoding DNA polymerase III subunit beta — protein sequence MKIICSKENLLNGINIVQKAVSTKTTLPILEGILLNVDDKFKLTGNDLEIGIECFVEADIRNTGSIVINSKMFGDIVRRLPDSEVLIEVNEDNLVIVECENSHFEIKGINPSGYPSLPVVEKENILSLTQSDLKDMIRQTVFAVGSDENRPVLTGTLIEVKNNELVFVSIDGYRLALRKKLIDTDLSDFSVIVPGKILNEISKILQSTDEEVLVYNSNNQIVFDAKSWRIVSRLIEGKFLNYNSLLNKEFETKVIINNKEFQSSLERASLISMNDKNSPVKLFINNDKIVITSNAELGNVREEINCEMVGNSLEIGYNPTYLIDALKAIDDERSAIYFITTNAPCTFRPVIENSDAFAYLVQAVRI from the coding sequence GTGAAAATAATTTGCTCAAAAGAAAACTTACTAAATGGAATAAATATAGTTCAAAAAGCAGTATCAACTAAAACAACATTACCTATACTTGAAGGTATACTATTAAATGTTGATGACAAATTTAAATTGACTGGAAATGATTTAGAAATTGGTATTGAATGTTTTGTAGAAGCTGATATTAGAAATACAGGTTCTATAGTTATAAATTCTAAAATGTTTGGTGATATTGTCAGAAGATTACCTGATTCAGAAGTATTAATAGAAGTGAATGAAGATAATCTTGTTATTGTTGAATGCGAAAATTCACACTTTGAAATTAAAGGAATAAATCCTTCTGGTTATCCAAGTTTACCTGTAGTTGAAAAGGAAAATATTTTAAGTTTGACTCAATCTGACTTAAAGGATATGATTAGGCAAACTGTTTTTGCTGTTGGTTCTGATGAAAATAGACCTGTATTAACTGGAACACTTATAGAAGTTAAAAATAACGAGTTGGTTTTTGTTTCTATTGATGGTTATAGACTAGCTTTAAGAAAAAAATTAATAGATACAGATTTATCTGATTTTTCAGTTATTGTTCCAGGAAAAATTTTAAATGAAATATCTAAAATTCTTCAATCAACAGATGAGGAAGTACTTGTTTATAATTCTAATAATCAAATAGTATTTGATGCAAAATCATGGAGAATTGTATCTAGACTAATTGAAGGAAAATTTTTAAATTATAATAGTTTATTAAATAAAGAATTTGAGACTAAAGTTATCATTAACAACAAGGAATTTCAATCTAGTTTAGAAAGAGCTTCTTTAATTTCTATGAATGATAAAAATAGTCCTGTAAAATTATTTATTAACAATGATAAAATTGTTATTACTTCAAATGCAGAATTGGGAAATGTAAGAGAAGAAATAAATTGTGAAATGGTTGGTAATTCTTTAGAAATAGGATATAATCCAACATATTTGATTGATGCATTAAAAGCTATTGACGATGAAAGATCAGCAATATATTTTATAACTACGAATGCTCCTTGTACATTCAGACCTGTAATTGAGAATAGCGATGCTTTTGCTTATCTAGTTCAAGCAGTAAGAATATAA
- a CDS encoding ParA family protein — MAKIIAIANQKGGVGKTTTAVNLSACLAYKGKKVLVIDIDPQGNTTSGLGVDKQSLNQSVYDVIINDESIENTLVKTCVENLMLCPSNIQLAGAEVELVSVISRENRLKAALYYIKKEFDFIIIDCPPSLGLLTINSLTASDTILVPIQCEYYALEGLSQLMNTVKLVQKHLNPELDVEGVVLTMFDARTNLSIQVVEEVKKYFKNKVYRTIIPRNVRLSEAPSFGLPIILYDAKSKGAECYIDLAEEVIEYSEEVV, encoded by the coding sequence TTGGCAAAAATAATAGCCATAGCTAATCAAAAGGGTGGCGTTGGTAAAACTACAACTGCAGTTAATTTAAGTGCATGTTTGGCTTACAAGGGTAAAAAGGTTTTAGTTATAGATATAGATCCTCAAGGAAATACCACAAGTGGGCTTGGAGTTGATAAGCAGTCTTTAAATCAGTCAGTCTATGATGTTATAATAAATGACGAATCTATAGAAAATACTCTTGTAAAAACATGTGTAGAAAATCTAATGTTGTGCCCTTCAAATATTCAACTTGCAGGAGCTGAGGTTGAACTTGTTTCTGTTATATCAAGAGAGAATAGATTAAAGGCAGCTTTATATTATATAAAGAAAGAATTTGATTTTATAATTATAGATTGCCCACCTTCGTTAGGACTTCTCACAATTAATTCATTAACTGCATCAGATACAATATTAGTTCCAATCCAATGTGAGTATTATGCATTAGAAGGACTAAGTCAATTGATGAATACAGTAAAGCTTGTTCAAAAACATCTTAATCCAGAATTAGATGTGGAAGGTGTAGTTCTTACTATGTTTGATGCTAGAACAAATTTGTCAATACAAGTTGTAGAGGAAGTTAAAAAGTACTTTAAAAATAAAGTTTATAGGACAATTATTCCTAGAAATGTTCGATTAAGCGAAGCTCCTAGTTTTGGATTGCCCATAATTTTATATGATGCGAAATCAAAGGGTGCTGAGTGTTATATTGATTTAGCAGAAGAAGTAATTGAGTATTCTGAAGAGGTGGTATAG
- a CDS encoding ParB/RepB/Spo0J family partition protein: MMKKGLGKGLGALINNEAIEENTGVLELKINDIEPNTAQPRKLFDDEKLVQLAESIKQHGVIQPIIVKKDNNIFTIIAGERRWRAAKLAGLNTIPALVKDFTELQVMEVALIENLQREDLNPIEEANAFMNLMNEFNLTQEQIAEKIGRSRSAIANTIRLLGLTNDVKKFIISGDLTSGHARTLVIIENEELQKSAAEYIIKNKLSVRETEDYIKNLLNKKDKNRNTKSKLENPEYKYVEDKLKNILGTKVKLNANKNRGKITIEYYSNEELDRLLDFFYKRS, from the coding sequence ATGATGAAAAAGGGGTTAGGTAAAGGATTAGGTGCACTAATTAATAATGAAGCAATTGAAGAAAATACTGGTGTTTTAGAATTAAAAATAAATGATATTGAACCAAATACAGCTCAGCCACGAAAATTATTTGATGATGAAAAATTAGTACAATTAGCAGAATCAATAAAACAGCATGGTGTTATTCAGCCTATTATTGTAAAAAAAGATAATAATATATTTACAATAATAGCTGGAGAGAGAAGATGGAGAGCTGCAAAATTAGCTGGTTTAAATACTATACCTGCATTAGTAAAGGATTTTACTGAGTTACAAGTTATGGAGGTTGCTCTTATTGAAAATCTTCAACGAGAGGACCTTAATCCGATTGAAGAAGCTAATGCATTTATGAATTTAATGAATGAATTTAATTTAACACAAGAGCAAATTGCAGAAAAAATAGGTAGAAGCAGATCTGCAATTGCAAATACGATTAGGTTATTAGGTCTTACCAATGATGTTAAGAAATTTATAATAAGTGGTGATTTAACGAGTGGACATGCTAGAACTTTAGTTATTATTGAAAATGAAGAATTACAGAAGTCCGCTGCCGAATACATTATTAAAAATAAACTTAGTGTAAGAGAAACTGAGGATTATATAAAGAATCTTTTAAACAAGAAGGATAAAAATAGAAATACAAAATCAAAATTAGAAAATCCAGAATATAAATATGTTGAAGATAAACTTAAAAATATTTTAGGAACTAAAGTAAAATTAAACGCTAATAAAAATAGAGGAAAAATTACGATAGAATATTATTCAAATGAAGAATTAGATAGGTTATTGGATTTTTTTTACAAAAGGTCTTAA
- the dnaA gene encoding chromosomal replication initiator protein DnaA: protein MSLQLNDIWNKTLELLKDEMTDISYNTWILTIEPISIDSNTITLGVPADFQKGILESRYSYLIKNSLKQITHKDYNIYFIIPSQTQTKPAAQEYSEDTSSLGLNPKYTFDTFVIGNGNRFAHAASLAVAEAPAKAYNPLFLYGGVGLGKTHLMHAIGHFVLSQNPSLKVLYVSSEKFTNELINAIKDDKNEEFRYKYRNIDVLLIDDIQFIAGKERTQEEFFHTFNALYEANKQIIVSSDKPPKDINTLEDRLRSRFEWGLIADIAPPDLETRIAILRKKAQLEKLDVPDDVMVYIADKVASNIRELEGALNRVIAYSTLTEHKIDVDMAIEALKDMFNNSKTVVINSKTIQEAVSRYFHLKTDELKSKKRSRDVSIPRQIAMYLCREMTDMSLPKIGDDFGGRDHTTVMHACEKIKSDAESSAELRRTIEDIKKNIIG, encoded by the coding sequence ATGAGCTTGCAGTTAAATGATATATGGAATAAAACTCTAGAATTACTTAAGGATGAAATGACAGACATAAGTTATAATACTTGGATATTAACAATAGAACCAATTTCTATTGACTCCAATACAATAACTTTGGGAGTTCCTGCTGATTTTCAGAAGGGAATTCTTGAATCTAGATATTCTTATTTAATTAAAAATTCTCTTAAACAAATAACTCACAAGGATTATAATATTTATTTTATCATACCTTCACAAACTCAAACAAAGCCTGCAGCTCAAGAATATTCAGAAGATACTTCAAGTTTGGGTTTAAACCCAAAATATACTTTCGATACATTTGTAATTGGAAATGGTAATAGATTCGCCCATGCAGCTTCATTAGCAGTTGCCGAAGCACCTGCTAAAGCCTATAACCCTTTATTTTTATATGGAGGAGTTGGGCTTGGTAAAACTCACCTTATGCATGCAATAGGTCATTTTGTTTTAAGTCAAAATCCATCTTTAAAAGTTTTATATGTTTCATCTGAAAAATTTACTAACGAATTAATTAATGCTATTAAAGATGATAAGAATGAAGAATTCAGATATAAATACAGAAATATAGATGTTTTACTTATAGATGATATTCAATTTATTGCTGGAAAAGAAAGAACACAAGAAGAATTTTTCCATACATTTAATGCTTTATATGAAGCAAATAAACAAATTATCGTATCTAGCGATAAACCTCCAAAAGATATCAATACTCTAGAGGACCGACTTAGATCTAGATTTGAATGGGGTCTTATTGCCGATATAGCTCCACCCGATCTAGAAACTAGAATTGCAATTTTAAGAAAAAAAGCTCAACTTGAAAAGCTAGATGTTCCAGATGATGTTATGGTTTATATAGCTGATAAAGTTGCTTCAAATATTCGTGAATTAGAAGGCGCACTAAATAGAGTAATTGCTTATTCAACATTAACCGAACATAAAATTGACGTAGACATGGCTATTGAAGCACTTAAAGATATGTTTAACAATAGCAAAACTGTTGTTATTAATTCAAAAACAATACAAGAAGCAGTTTCTAGGTACTTTCATTTAAAAACTGATGAACTTAAATCTAAGAAAAGATCTAGAGATGTTTCAATCCCAAGGCAGATAGCAATGTACCTATGCCGTGAAATGACAGATATGTCTCTTCCTAAAATAGGAGATGACTTTGGAGGAAGAGATCACACAACAGTAATGCACGCTTGTGAAAAAATTAAAAGTGATGCTGAAAGCAGTGCGGAACTCAGAAGAACTATTGAAGATATTAAAAAAAATATAATAGGTTGA
- the recF gene encoding DNA replication/repair protein RecF (All proteins in this family for which functions are known are DNA-binding proteins that assist the filamentation of RecA onto DNA for the initiation of recombination or recombinational repair.), with translation MIVKSLFLDNFRNHRDTKIDFSDRFNIIYGNNGQGKTNILEAIYLCASGRSHRTSKDNELVMFNSDYFNINTQVFNNGLERNINIKYLNNQKRQIKINEIPIKKIGSLMGNLYAVLFSPEDLSIIKQGPGERRRFVDITLSQIKPTYFYNLQSLSKILKQRNILLKNLYSKSELVDTIDIWNYKLAEVAANIIIERRKFSEALSEFAQNQHKYISNNSEIITFNYECNFNYQNSDNKTEIMNIYLKLLEKSLNRDISLGYTSIGPHRDDYDILINNKSLKLYGSQGQQRSSVLSIKIAEIELINKETGQYPILLLDDVMSELDENRQKYLMESIKYVQTFITCTNDSKFKNILNNSARYFLIESGSVINCFENEHLH, from the coding sequence TTGATTGTAAAAAGTTTATTTTTAGATAATTTTAGAAATCATAGAGATACAAAAATTGATTTTTCTGATAGATTTAATATTATTTATGGAAATAATGGCCAAGGGAAAACTAATATTCTTGAAGCCATTTATTTATGTGCTTCTGGAAGATCTCACAGAACCTCAAAAGATAATGAATTAGTAATGTTTAATTCTGACTATTTTAATATAAATACTCAAGTATTTAATAATGGATTAGAAAGAAATATTAACATAAAGTATTTAAACAATCAAAAAAGACAAATTAAAATTAATGAAATACCAATAAAGAAAATTGGTTCATTAATGGGAAATTTATATGCCGTACTTTTTTCACCTGAAGATTTATCTATAATAAAACAGGGACCAGGTGAAAGGAGAAGATTTGTAGATATAACTTTGAGTCAAATAAAGCCTACTTATTTTTATAATCTTCAGTCACTATCAAAAATATTAAAGCAGCGAAACATACTATTAAAGAATTTGTATTCAAAAAGTGAATTAGTTGATACAATTGACATTTGGAATTACAAATTAGCAGAGGTAGCTGCAAACATTATAATAGAACGAAGAAAATTTTCAGAGGCTCTTTCTGAATTTGCGCAAAATCAACATAAATATATATCAAATAATAGTGAAATAATAACATTTAATTATGAATGTAACTTTAATTATCAAAATTCAGATAATAAAACTGAAATTATGAATATATATTTAAAGTTATTAGAGAAGAGCTTAAATAGAGATATTTCTCTAGGTTATACCTCAATAGGTCCACATAGAGATGATTACGATATTTTAATAAATAATAAAAGTCTTAAGTTATATGGGTCTCAAGGACAACAGAGATCCTCTGTTTTATCAATAAAGATTGCAGAAATTGAACTTATAAATAAAGAAACTGGTCAATATCCAATTTTACTTTTGGATGATGTTATGTCTGAATTAGATGAAAATAGGCAAAAATATTTGATGGAAAGTATAAAATATGTTCAAACATTTATTACCTGTACTAATGATTCTAAATTTAAAAATATTTTAAATAATTCTGCAAGATACTTTTTAATTGAAAGTGGTTCTGTAATAAATTGTTTTGAAAATGAACATTTGCATTAA
- the gyrB gene encoding DNA topoisomerase (ATP-hydrolyzing) subunit B, giving the protein MSDNTHIDSSYDESQIQVLEGLEAVRKRPGMYIGSTSTKGLHHLIYEIVANSIDEALADRCDKIEIIVHKDKSVTVIDNGSGIPVGIHPKMGIPTLEVVHTILHAGGKFGSGAYSVSGGLHGVGASVVNALSETMEVKVCRDGHIYRQKYSRGTPVTPVEIIGDTDEHGTTTTFKPDPEIFDVIDFDFDTMVTRYREMAFLNGGVRIRLIDERTEEKIVKDLHYEGGIASFVEYLNKHKDVVHDNVIYIYGKKDSNIAEIALQYNTGYTETVFSYANNIATSEGGTHLTGFRTAITKVYNDYARKFNFLKENDKNLVGEDVREGLTAIVSIKLLDPQFEGQTKTKLGNSDIRGFVESIVTEKLTIFMEENPSIAKIILEKALTAARAREAARKARDLTRRKSALETSTLPGKLADCSEKDASLTEIFIVEGDSAGGSAKQGRERRIQAILPLWGKMLNVEKSRVDKVFDNEKLLPVIIALGAGIGDDFDTSKLRYNKIIIMADADVDGAHIRMLLLTFFYRYMRPLVEEGHVYLAMPPLFKIQKGKEERYAFDEKELESVFKETGWSKEDSSVNIQRYKGLGEMNPEQLWQTTMNPETRMIKRVSVEDAIAADEVFVTFMGDKVEPRKEYIHAHAKDVTNLDI; this is encoded by the coding sequence ATGAGTGATAATACACATATTGATTCTTCATATGACGAGAGTCAAATTCAAGTTCTTGAAGGCTTGGAAGCTGTAAGAAAAAGACCAGGTATGTATATTGGAAGTACTTCTACTAAAGGATTACACCACTTAATATATGAGATAGTTGCAAATAGTATTGATGAGGCTTTGGCTGATAGATGTGATAAAATAGAAATTATAGTCCATAAAGATAAGTCAGTAACTGTTATTGATAATGGAAGTGGTATACCTGTTGGAATCCATCCTAAAATGGGAATTCCTACACTTGAAGTTGTTCATACAATATTACATGCTGGTGGTAAATTTGGAAGTGGAGCATACAGTGTTTCTGGAGGTCTGCATGGTGTTGGAGCTTCAGTTGTAAATGCTTTATCAGAAACAATGGAAGTAAAAGTTTGTAGAGATGGACATATTTATAGACAGAAATATTCTAGAGGTACACCTGTTACACCAGTTGAAATAATTGGTGATACAGATGAACACGGGACTACTACTACATTCAAGCCAGATCCTGAAATTTTTGATGTAATAGATTTTGACTTTGATACTATGGTTACTAGATATCGAGAAATGGCATTTTTGAATGGCGGAGTTAGAATAAGGCTTATTGATGAAAGAACTGAAGAAAAGATAGTAAAAGATCTACATTATGAGGGTGGAATTGCTTCTTTTGTTGAGTATTTAAATAAGCATAAAGATGTAGTACATGATAATGTTATTTATATTTATGGGAAAAAAGATTCGAATATTGCTGAAATAGCATTACAATACAATACTGGATATACTGAAACTGTATTTAGTTATGCTAATAATATTGCAACTTCAGAAGGTGGAACTCACCTTACAGGTTTTAGAACAGCTATTACTAAAGTTTATAATGATTATGCAAGGAAATTTAACTTTTTAAAGGAAAATGATAAGAATCTTGTTGGAGAAGATGTTAGGGAAGGTCTTACTGCAATAGTTAGTATAAAGCTTCTAGATCCACAGTTTGAGGGTCAAACAAAGACAAAGCTCGGAAACAGTGATATAAGAGGATTTGTTGAGAGTATAGTTACTGAAAAACTTACTATCTTTATGGAGGAAAATCCTAGTATAGCAAAAATCATTTTAGAAAAAGCTCTTACTGCTGCAAGAGCTAGAGAAGCTGCTAGAAAGGCAAGAGATTTAACTAGAAGAAAGAGCGCATTGGAGACTAGTACACTTCCTGGAAAGCTTGCAGATTGTTCAGAAAAGGATGCTTCATTGACAGAGATATTTATTGTCGAAGGAGACTCTGCTGGTGGTTCTGCAAAACAGGGAAGAGAAAGAAGAATTCAAGCTATACTTCCGCTTTGGGGTAAAATGCTTAATGTTGAAAAGTCTAGAGTGGATAAAGTATTTGATAATGAAAAACTTTTACCCGTTATTATAGCTCTTGGTGCTGGTATTGGAGATGATTTTGATACAAGTAAATTAAGATATAACAAAATCATTATTATGGCTGATGCTGATGTAGATGGTGCTCATATTAGAATGTTATTATTAACATTTTTCTATAGATATATGAGACCATTAGTTGAAGAAGGTCATGTATATTTAGCGATGCCTCCTTTATTTAAGATACAAAAGGGTAAAGAAGAGAGGTATGCTTTTGATGAAAAGGAACTCGAAAGTGTTTTTAAAGAAACTGGATGGAGTAAAGAAGATTCAAGTGTAAATATTCAAAGATATAAAGGATTAGGTGAAATGAATCCTGAACAACTATGGCAAACTACAATGAATCCAGAAACAAGAATGATTAAAAGGGTAAGTGTTGAAGATGCAATTGCCGCTGATGAAGTTTTTGTAACATTTATGGGTGATAAGGTTGAACCAAGAAAAGAATATATACATGCTCATGCTAAGGATGTAACAAATCTTGATATATAA